One genomic region from Magallana gigas chromosome 3, xbMagGiga1.1, whole genome shotgun sequence encodes:
- the LOC105330452 gene encoding uncharacterized protein isoform X2: protein MMDSQRSSDFQATERIFRKVVHPGLDSLRLVDKNGVPVNTPLSSMKQKMFILSPRGVPTRVTNHAYSGQPMRMSRPYSEGVVGRKDFYSPSDLVISEQLYLLSRLEVPEYNNENLYEQPTYYRTTQSVVPYSTKRSANQSKGGLVKSNKSKSASSRGYLSSVADEKRFLQSANSSQSSRWNTSGQGLRLEKEWTDLANSRSLKRNSEIVTHRVDRMYFMTGNSINLKPKYHVDEEELHRLREISKSRQSSRRQNRHTYPLEPCIEEEESVCPEPSVIEGEDNSIQGVDLKPDQQESPDNFYFRGLLSRQLSNAQVLGTDIEVLEDNAGNEPEVSEMGHLGDNIENTLNIKASVMLHSHDSSHRTQGLVKNHPEHSQECTVELGDSLQTKSELLSPILSHNSKESGIQIDQEELNEELVSGDFLEGELTSRSGIEGKNKQLRQDTEVKAFPHEHKEDEERVKFTHWIVDFDDVAVADLLTSGEQDIIGECITSILRDFQSRVKKPRFEFKSGPKVPTCLKRKMAKKPNKTCKEKVKGPCMEISNQQANSEEMSQKKFPNRKSNPAAHRTFHQEPVKCGCRNIKDNVNDLFIQGTSVPLYKFVNEAVEEFKLQYL, encoded by the exons atgatGGATTCGCAGAGGAGTAGTG ATTTCCAGGCCACAGAGAGAATATTTCGTAAAGTAGTACACCCAGGCCTGGATTCTCTACGACTCGTTGACAAAAATGGTGTACCAGTTAATACACCACTTAGTAGCATGAAGCAGAAAATGTTCATCCTTAGTCCGCGAGGGGTCCCAACTCGTGTGACGAACCACGCCTACAGTGGACAACCAATGCGCATGTCTCGTCCATATTCTGAAGGG GTTGTAGGAAGGAAAGATTTTTATTCTCCGTCTGACTTAGTTATCAGTGAACAGCTGTATTTG CTATCACGTTTAGAAGTACCAGAGTATAACAATGAAAACTTGTATGAGCAACCAACATATTATAG GACTACCCAGTCCGTCGTGCCGTACAGCACCAAGAGGAGTGCTAACCAGAGTAAAGGGGGGCTGGTCAAGTCTAACAAGTCTAAAAGTGCCTCTAGTCGCGGCTATCTG AGTAGTGTAGCTGATGAAAAGAGATTTCTACAGTCAGCTAACAGCTCCCAGAGCTCTCGCTGGAACACCAGTGGCCAGGGCCTGAGGCTGGAGAAGGAATGGACTGACCTTGCCAATTCCAGGTCCCTGAAACGCAACTCAGAG ATAGTAACTCACAGAGTAGACAGAATGTATTTTATGACTGGAAATTCAATTAATCTTAAACCCAAGTATCATGTGGATGAGGAAGAGCTCCATAGACTAAGAGAGATTTCAAAATCCAGGCAGTCGTCAAGAAGACAAAACCG GCATACTTATCCTTTGGAGCCGTGTATAGAGGAAGAGGAGTCGGTGTGTCCTGAGCCCAGTGTGATCGAGGGAGAGGACAACTCGATTCAAGGAGTGGATCTCAAACCAGATCAACAGGAATCTCCAGACAACTTTTACTTCAGAGGGCTGCTCTCAAGACAGCTCAGTAATGCTCAGGTACTAGGAACTGATATAGAGGTACTTGAAGATAATGCGGGAAATGAACCAGAGGTTTCAGAGATGGGTCATTTAGGAGACAACATAGAAAATACCTTGAACATCAAGGCTTCAGTGATGTTGCATTCTCATGATTCTAGTCATAGAACACAAGGCCTTGTTAAGAATCATCCCGAACATTCACAGGAATGTACAGTAGAATTGGGTGATTCTTTACAAACCAAATCTGAGCTATTATCTCCCATTCTTAGTCATAATAGCAAGGAGTCTGGAATTCAGATTGACCAAGAAGAGCTCAATGAAGAACTAGTATCTGGGGACTTTTTGGAAGGAGAGTTAACATCCCGAAGTGGTATTGAAGGTAAAAACAAACAGTTACGACAGGACACTGAAGTGAAAGCTTTCCCCCATGAGCATAAGGAAGATGAAGAAAGAGTGAAGTTCACACATTGGATTGTAGACTTTGATGATGTTGCTGTGGCAGATTTATTAACCAGTGGAGAACAGGACATAATTGGAGAATGTATTACATCCATTCTGAGGGATTTCCAATCCCGTGTGAAGAAACCTAGGTTTGAATTCAAATCTGGACCCAAGGTTCCAACTTGTCTAAAGAGGAAAATGGCTAAGAAACCTAACAAGACATGCAAAGAAAAAGTAAAAGGACCATGTATGGAAATTTCCAATCAACAGGCTAATTCAGAAGAGATGTCCCAAAAGAAATTTCCAAACAGGAAATCAAACCCTGCTGCTCACAGAACATTCCACCAGGAACCTGTGAAGTGTGGATGTAGGAACATCAAGGATAATGTGAATGATCTTTTCATTCAGGGAACATCTGTTCCTTTGTATAAGTTTGTGAATGAAGCAGTTGAAGAATTCAAGCTTCAATACTTATAG
- the LOC105330452 gene encoding uncharacterized protein isoform X7: MDAFEQVLYQNLGKQNDFQATERIFRKVVHPGLDSLRLVDKNGVPVNTPLSSMKQKMFILSPRGVPTRVTNHAYSGQPMRMSRPYSEGVVGRKDFYSPSDLVISEQLYLLSRLEVPEYNNENLYEQPTYYRTTQSVVPYSTKRSANQSKGGLVKSNKSKSASSRGYLSSVADEKRFLQSANSSQSSRWNTSGQGLRLEKEWTDLANSRSLKRNSEIVTHRVDRMYFMTGNSINLKPKYHVDEEELHRLREISKSRQSSRRQNRSSQHSKKVQHHSQLEEDLQALTVKEGNTEKNENDNAENSGENVERPKSPLGGWSLTENPAPEPDQKEALSRLSLHKDDNPEVPPSEGGNSERDNMTNGEDDGFHEEEVDMKGRADGRQGVEDVIEPNTDDAIPEESANNTVEEEP; encoded by the exons atggatgCATTTGAACAAGTTTTGTACCAAAACCTGGGAAAACAAAACG ATTTCCAGGCCACAGAGAGAATATTTCGTAAAGTAGTACACCCAGGCCTGGATTCTCTACGACTCGTTGACAAAAATGGTGTACCAGTTAATACACCACTTAGTAGCATGAAGCAGAAAATGTTCATCCTTAGTCCGCGAGGGGTCCCAACTCGTGTGACGAACCACGCCTACAGTGGACAACCAATGCGCATGTCTCGTCCATATTCTGAAGGG GTTGTAGGAAGGAAAGATTTTTATTCTCCGTCTGACTTAGTTATCAGTGAACAGCTGTATTTG CTATCACGTTTAGAAGTACCAGAGTATAACAATGAAAACTTGTATGAGCAACCAACATATTATAG GACTACCCAGTCCGTCGTGCCGTACAGCACCAAGAGGAGTGCTAACCAGAGTAAAGGGGGGCTGGTCAAGTCTAACAAGTCTAAAAGTGCCTCTAGTCGCGGCTATCTG AGTAGTGTAGCTGATGAAAAGAGATTTCTACAGTCAGCTAACAGCTCCCAGAGCTCTCGCTGGAACACCAGTGGCCAGGGCCTGAGGCTGGAGAAGGAATGGACTGACCTTGCCAATTCCAGGTCCCTGAAACGCAACTCAGAG ATAGTAACTCACAGAGTAGACAGAATGTATTTTATGACTGGAAATTCAATTAATCTTAAACCCAAGTATCATGTGGATGAGGAAGAGCTCCATAGACTAAGAGAGATTTCAAAATCCAGGCAGTCGTCAAGAAGACAAAACCG CAGCAGTCAACATTCCAAGAAAGTTCAGCACCATTCTCAGTTGGAAGAAGACTTGCAG gcACTTACTGTCAAAGAAGGAAACAcagaaaagaatgaaaatgaTA ATGCAGAAAATTCTGGAGAA aatgtTGAGAGACCAAAGAGTCCCCTGGGTGGCTGGTCACTAACAGAGAACCCTGCCCCAGAGCCTGACCAGAAAGAGGCTCTCAGTCGTTTGTCACTCCACAAAGACGATAACCCAGAGGTTCCTCCCTCAGAGGGTGGAAACAGTGAGAGAGACAACATGACAAACGGCGAGGATGATGGATTTCATGAAGAGGAAGTGGACATGAAGGGAAGAGCAGATGGAAGACAGGGGGTGGAAGATGTGATAGAACCTAATACAGATGATGCAATCCCAGAGGAAAGTGCAAATAATACTGTGGAGGAAGAGCCTTGA
- the LOC105330452 gene encoding uncharacterized protein isoform X8 codes for MDAFEQVLYQNLGKQNDFQATERIFRKVVHPGLDSLRLVDKNGVPVNTPLSSMKQKMFILSPRGVPTRVTNHAYSGQPMRMSRPYSEGVVGRKDFYSPSDLVISEQLYLLSRLEVPEYNNENLYEQPTYYRTTQSVVPYSTKRSANQSKGGLVKSNKSKSASSRGYLSSVADEKRFLQSANSSQSSRWNTSGQGLRLEKEWTDLANSRSLKRNSEIVTHRVDRMYFMTGNSINLKPKYHVDEEELHRLREISKSRQSSRRQNRSQHSKKVQHHSQLEEDLQALTVKEGNTEKNENDNAENSGENVERPKSPLGGWSLTENPAPEPDQKEALSRLSLHKDDNPEVPPSEGGNSERDNMTNGEDDGFHEEEVDMKGRADGRQGVEDVIEPNTDDAIPEESANNTVEEEP; via the exons atggatgCATTTGAACAAGTTTTGTACCAAAACCTGGGAAAACAAAACG ATTTCCAGGCCACAGAGAGAATATTTCGTAAAGTAGTACACCCAGGCCTGGATTCTCTACGACTCGTTGACAAAAATGGTGTACCAGTTAATACACCACTTAGTAGCATGAAGCAGAAAATGTTCATCCTTAGTCCGCGAGGGGTCCCAACTCGTGTGACGAACCACGCCTACAGTGGACAACCAATGCGCATGTCTCGTCCATATTCTGAAGGG GTTGTAGGAAGGAAAGATTTTTATTCTCCGTCTGACTTAGTTATCAGTGAACAGCTGTATTTG CTATCACGTTTAGAAGTACCAGAGTATAACAATGAAAACTTGTATGAGCAACCAACATATTATAG GACTACCCAGTCCGTCGTGCCGTACAGCACCAAGAGGAGTGCTAACCAGAGTAAAGGGGGGCTGGTCAAGTCTAACAAGTCTAAAAGTGCCTCTAGTCGCGGCTATCTG AGTAGTGTAGCTGATGAAAAGAGATTTCTACAGTCAGCTAACAGCTCCCAGAGCTCTCGCTGGAACACCAGTGGCCAGGGCCTGAGGCTGGAGAAGGAATGGACTGACCTTGCCAATTCCAGGTCCCTGAAACGCAACTCAGAG ATAGTAACTCACAGAGTAGACAGAATGTATTTTATGACTGGAAATTCAATTAATCTTAAACCCAAGTATCATGTGGATGAGGAAGAGCTCCATAGACTAAGAGAGATTTCAAAATCCAGGCAGTCGTCAAGAAGACAAAACCG CAGTCAACATTCCAAGAAAGTTCAGCACCATTCTCAGTTGGAAGAAGACTTGCAG gcACTTACTGTCAAAGAAGGAAACAcagaaaagaatgaaaatgaTA ATGCAGAAAATTCTGGAGAA aatgtTGAGAGACCAAAGAGTCCCCTGGGTGGCTGGTCACTAACAGAGAACCCTGCCCCAGAGCCTGACCAGAAAGAGGCTCTCAGTCGTTTGTCACTCCACAAAGACGATAACCCAGAGGTTCCTCCCTCAGAGGGTGGAAACAGTGAGAGAGACAACATGACAAACGGCGAGGATGATGGATTTCATGAAGAGGAAGTGGACATGAAGGGAAGAGCAGATGGAAGACAGGGGGTGGAAGATGTGATAGAACCTAATACAGATGATGCAATCCCAGAGGAAAGTGCAAATAATACTGTGGAGGAAGAGCCTTGA
- the LOC105330452 gene encoding uncharacterized protein isoform X1: MDAFEQVLYQNLGKQNDFQATERIFRKVVHPGLDSLRLVDKNGVPVNTPLSSMKQKMFILSPRGVPTRVTNHAYSGQPMRMSRPYSEGVVGRKDFYSPSDLVISEQLYLLSRLEVPEYNNENLYEQPTYYRTTQSVVPYSTKRSANQSKGGLVKSNKSKSASSRGYLSSVADEKRFLQSANSSQSSRWNTSGQGLRLEKEWTDLANSRSLKRNSEIVTHRVDRMYFMTGNSINLKPKYHVDEEELHRLREISKSRQSSRRQNRHTYPLEPCIEEEESVCPEPSVIEGEDNSIQGVDLKPDQQESPDNFYFRGLLSRQLSNAQVLGTDIEVLEDNAGNEPEVSEMGHLGDNIENTLNIKASVMLHSHDSSHRTQGLVKNHPEHSQECTVELGDSLQTKSELLSPILSHNSKESGIQIDQEELNEELVSGDFLEGELTSRSGIEGKNKQLRQDTEVKAFPHEHKEDEERVKFTHWIVDFDDVAVADLLTSGEQDIIGECITSILRDFQSRVKKPRFEFKSGPKVPTCLKRKMAKKPNKTCKEKVKGPCMEISNQQANSEEMSQKKFPNRKSNPAAHRTFHQEPVKCGCRNIKDNVNDLFIQGTSVPLYKFVNEAVEEFKLQYL, from the exons atggatgCATTTGAACAAGTTTTGTACCAAAACCTGGGAAAACAAAACG ATTTCCAGGCCACAGAGAGAATATTTCGTAAAGTAGTACACCCAGGCCTGGATTCTCTACGACTCGTTGACAAAAATGGTGTACCAGTTAATACACCACTTAGTAGCATGAAGCAGAAAATGTTCATCCTTAGTCCGCGAGGGGTCCCAACTCGTGTGACGAACCACGCCTACAGTGGACAACCAATGCGCATGTCTCGTCCATATTCTGAAGGG GTTGTAGGAAGGAAAGATTTTTATTCTCCGTCTGACTTAGTTATCAGTGAACAGCTGTATTTG CTATCACGTTTAGAAGTACCAGAGTATAACAATGAAAACTTGTATGAGCAACCAACATATTATAG GACTACCCAGTCCGTCGTGCCGTACAGCACCAAGAGGAGTGCTAACCAGAGTAAAGGGGGGCTGGTCAAGTCTAACAAGTCTAAAAGTGCCTCTAGTCGCGGCTATCTG AGTAGTGTAGCTGATGAAAAGAGATTTCTACAGTCAGCTAACAGCTCCCAGAGCTCTCGCTGGAACACCAGTGGCCAGGGCCTGAGGCTGGAGAAGGAATGGACTGACCTTGCCAATTCCAGGTCCCTGAAACGCAACTCAGAG ATAGTAACTCACAGAGTAGACAGAATGTATTTTATGACTGGAAATTCAATTAATCTTAAACCCAAGTATCATGTGGATGAGGAAGAGCTCCATAGACTAAGAGAGATTTCAAAATCCAGGCAGTCGTCAAGAAGACAAAACCG GCATACTTATCCTTTGGAGCCGTGTATAGAGGAAGAGGAGTCGGTGTGTCCTGAGCCCAGTGTGATCGAGGGAGAGGACAACTCGATTCAAGGAGTGGATCTCAAACCAGATCAACAGGAATCTCCAGACAACTTTTACTTCAGAGGGCTGCTCTCAAGACAGCTCAGTAATGCTCAGGTACTAGGAACTGATATAGAGGTACTTGAAGATAATGCGGGAAATGAACCAGAGGTTTCAGAGATGGGTCATTTAGGAGACAACATAGAAAATACCTTGAACATCAAGGCTTCAGTGATGTTGCATTCTCATGATTCTAGTCATAGAACACAAGGCCTTGTTAAGAATCATCCCGAACATTCACAGGAATGTACAGTAGAATTGGGTGATTCTTTACAAACCAAATCTGAGCTATTATCTCCCATTCTTAGTCATAATAGCAAGGAGTCTGGAATTCAGATTGACCAAGAAGAGCTCAATGAAGAACTAGTATCTGGGGACTTTTTGGAAGGAGAGTTAACATCCCGAAGTGGTATTGAAGGTAAAAACAAACAGTTACGACAGGACACTGAAGTGAAAGCTTTCCCCCATGAGCATAAGGAAGATGAAGAAAGAGTGAAGTTCACACATTGGATTGTAGACTTTGATGATGTTGCTGTGGCAGATTTATTAACCAGTGGAGAACAGGACATAATTGGAGAATGTATTACATCCATTCTGAGGGATTTCCAATCCCGTGTGAAGAAACCTAGGTTTGAATTCAAATCTGGACCCAAGGTTCCAACTTGTCTAAAGAGGAAAATGGCTAAGAAACCTAACAAGACATGCAAAGAAAAAGTAAAAGGACCATGTATGGAAATTTCCAATCAACAGGCTAATTCAGAAGAGATGTCCCAAAAGAAATTTCCAAACAGGAAATCAAACCCTGCTGCTCACAGAACATTCCACCAGGAACCTGTGAAGTGTGGATGTAGGAACATCAAGGATAATGTGAATGATCTTTTCATTCAGGGAACATCTGTTCCTTTGTATAAGTTTGTGAATGAAGCAGTTGAAGAATTCAAGCTTCAATACTTATAG
- the LOC105330452 gene encoding uncharacterized protein isoform X6 produces the protein MDAFEQVLYQNLGKQNDFQATERIFRKVVHPGLDSLRLVDKNGVPVNTPLSSMKQKMFILSPRGVPTRVTNHAYSGQPMRMSRPYSEGVVGRKDFYSPSDLVISEQLYLLSRLEVPEYNNENLYEQPTYYRTTQSVVPYSTKRSANQSKGGLVKSNKSKSASSRGYLSSVADEKRFLQSANSSQSSRWNTSGQGLRLEKEWTDLANSRSLKRNSEIVTHRVDRMYFMTGNSINLKPKYHVDEEELHRLREISKSRQSSRRQNRVIHMPACSQHSKKVQHHSQLEEDLQALTVKEGNTEKNENDNAENSGENVERPKSPLGGWSLTENPAPEPDQKEALSRLSLHKDDNPEVPPSEGGNSERDNMTNGEDDGFHEEEVDMKGRADGRQGVEDVIEPNTDDAIPEESANNTVEEEP, from the exons atggatgCATTTGAACAAGTTTTGTACCAAAACCTGGGAAAACAAAACG ATTTCCAGGCCACAGAGAGAATATTTCGTAAAGTAGTACACCCAGGCCTGGATTCTCTACGACTCGTTGACAAAAATGGTGTACCAGTTAATACACCACTTAGTAGCATGAAGCAGAAAATGTTCATCCTTAGTCCGCGAGGGGTCCCAACTCGTGTGACGAACCACGCCTACAGTGGACAACCAATGCGCATGTCTCGTCCATATTCTGAAGGG GTTGTAGGAAGGAAAGATTTTTATTCTCCGTCTGACTTAGTTATCAGTGAACAGCTGTATTTG CTATCACGTTTAGAAGTACCAGAGTATAACAATGAAAACTTGTATGAGCAACCAACATATTATAG GACTACCCAGTCCGTCGTGCCGTACAGCACCAAGAGGAGTGCTAACCAGAGTAAAGGGGGGCTGGTCAAGTCTAACAAGTCTAAAAGTGCCTCTAGTCGCGGCTATCTG AGTAGTGTAGCTGATGAAAAGAGATTTCTACAGTCAGCTAACAGCTCCCAGAGCTCTCGCTGGAACACCAGTGGCCAGGGCCTGAGGCTGGAGAAGGAATGGACTGACCTTGCCAATTCCAGGTCCCTGAAACGCAACTCAGAG ATAGTAACTCACAGAGTAGACAGAATGTATTTTATGACTGGAAATTCAATTAATCTTAAACCCAAGTATCATGTGGATGAGGAAGAGCTCCATAGACTAAGAGAGATTTCAAAATCCAGGCAGTCGTCAAGAAGACAAAACCG GGTCATTCATATGCCTGCATG CAGTCAACATTCCAAGAAAGTTCAGCACCATTCTCAGTTGGAAGAAGACTTGCAG gcACTTACTGTCAAAGAAGGAAACAcagaaaagaatgaaaatgaTA ATGCAGAAAATTCTGGAGAA aatgtTGAGAGACCAAAGAGTCCCCTGGGTGGCTGGTCACTAACAGAGAACCCTGCCCCAGAGCCTGACCAGAAAGAGGCTCTCAGTCGTTTGTCACTCCACAAAGACGATAACCCAGAGGTTCCTCCCTCAGAGGGTGGAAACAGTGAGAGAGACAACATGACAAACGGCGAGGATGATGGATTTCATGAAGAGGAAGTGGACATGAAGGGAAGAGCAGATGGAAGACAGGGGGTGGAAGATGTGATAGAACCTAATACAGATGATGCAATCCCAGAGGAAAGTGCAAATAATACTGTGGAGGAAGAGCCTTGA
- the LOC105330452 gene encoding uncharacterized protein isoform X3 has translation MDAFEQVLYQNLGKQNDFQATERIFRKVVHPGLDSLRLVDKNGVPVNTPLSSMKQKMFILSPRGVPTRVTNHAYSGQPMRMSRPYSEGLSRLEVPEYNNENLYEQPTYYRTTQSVVPYSTKRSANQSKGGLVKSNKSKSASSRGYLSSVADEKRFLQSANSSQSSRWNTSGQGLRLEKEWTDLANSRSLKRNSEIVTHRVDRMYFMTGNSINLKPKYHVDEEELHRLREISKSRQSSRRQNRHTYPLEPCIEEEESVCPEPSVIEGEDNSIQGVDLKPDQQESPDNFYFRGLLSRQLSNAQVLGTDIEVLEDNAGNEPEVSEMGHLGDNIENTLNIKASVMLHSHDSSHRTQGLVKNHPEHSQECTVELGDSLQTKSELLSPILSHNSKESGIQIDQEELNEELVSGDFLEGELTSRSGIEGKNKQLRQDTEVKAFPHEHKEDEERVKFTHWIVDFDDVAVADLLTSGEQDIIGECITSILRDFQSRVKKPRFEFKSGPKVPTCLKRKMAKKPNKTCKEKVKGPCMEISNQQANSEEMSQKKFPNRKSNPAAHRTFHQEPVKCGCRNIKDNVNDLFIQGTSVPLYKFVNEAVEEFKLQYL, from the exons atggatgCATTTGAACAAGTTTTGTACCAAAACCTGGGAAAACAAAACG ATTTCCAGGCCACAGAGAGAATATTTCGTAAAGTAGTACACCCAGGCCTGGATTCTCTACGACTCGTTGACAAAAATGGTGTACCAGTTAATACACCACTTAGTAGCATGAAGCAGAAAATGTTCATCCTTAGTCCGCGAGGGGTCCCAACTCGTGTGACGAACCACGCCTACAGTGGACAACCAATGCGCATGTCTCGTCCATATTCTGAAGGG CTATCACGTTTAGAAGTACCAGAGTATAACAATGAAAACTTGTATGAGCAACCAACATATTATAG GACTACCCAGTCCGTCGTGCCGTACAGCACCAAGAGGAGTGCTAACCAGAGTAAAGGGGGGCTGGTCAAGTCTAACAAGTCTAAAAGTGCCTCTAGTCGCGGCTATCTG AGTAGTGTAGCTGATGAAAAGAGATTTCTACAGTCAGCTAACAGCTCCCAGAGCTCTCGCTGGAACACCAGTGGCCAGGGCCTGAGGCTGGAGAAGGAATGGACTGACCTTGCCAATTCCAGGTCCCTGAAACGCAACTCAGAG ATAGTAACTCACAGAGTAGACAGAATGTATTTTATGACTGGAAATTCAATTAATCTTAAACCCAAGTATCATGTGGATGAGGAAGAGCTCCATAGACTAAGAGAGATTTCAAAATCCAGGCAGTCGTCAAGAAGACAAAACCG GCATACTTATCCTTTGGAGCCGTGTATAGAGGAAGAGGAGTCGGTGTGTCCTGAGCCCAGTGTGATCGAGGGAGAGGACAACTCGATTCAAGGAGTGGATCTCAAACCAGATCAACAGGAATCTCCAGACAACTTTTACTTCAGAGGGCTGCTCTCAAGACAGCTCAGTAATGCTCAGGTACTAGGAACTGATATAGAGGTACTTGAAGATAATGCGGGAAATGAACCAGAGGTTTCAGAGATGGGTCATTTAGGAGACAACATAGAAAATACCTTGAACATCAAGGCTTCAGTGATGTTGCATTCTCATGATTCTAGTCATAGAACACAAGGCCTTGTTAAGAATCATCCCGAACATTCACAGGAATGTACAGTAGAATTGGGTGATTCTTTACAAACCAAATCTGAGCTATTATCTCCCATTCTTAGTCATAATAGCAAGGAGTCTGGAATTCAGATTGACCAAGAAGAGCTCAATGAAGAACTAGTATCTGGGGACTTTTTGGAAGGAGAGTTAACATCCCGAAGTGGTATTGAAGGTAAAAACAAACAGTTACGACAGGACACTGAAGTGAAAGCTTTCCCCCATGAGCATAAGGAAGATGAAGAAAGAGTGAAGTTCACACATTGGATTGTAGACTTTGATGATGTTGCTGTGGCAGATTTATTAACCAGTGGAGAACAGGACATAATTGGAGAATGTATTACATCCATTCTGAGGGATTTCCAATCCCGTGTGAAGAAACCTAGGTTTGAATTCAAATCTGGACCCAAGGTTCCAACTTGTCTAAAGAGGAAAATGGCTAAGAAACCTAACAAGACATGCAAAGAAAAAGTAAAAGGACCATGTATGGAAATTTCCAATCAACAGGCTAATTCAGAAGAGATGTCCCAAAAGAAATTTCCAAACAGGAAATCAAACCCTGCTGCTCACAGAACATTCCACCAGGAACCTGTGAAGTGTGGATGTAGGAACATCAAGGATAATGTGAATGATCTTTTCATTCAGGGAACATCTGTTCCTTTGTATAAGTTTGTGAATGAAGCAGTTGAAGAATTCAAGCTTCAATACTTATAG
- the LOC105330452 gene encoding neurofilament medium polypeptide isoform X5 encodes MDAFEQVLYQNLGKQNDFQATERIFRKVVHPGLDSLRLVDKNGVPVNTPLSSMKQKMFILSPRGVPTRVTNHAYSGQPMRMSRPYSEGVVGRKDFYSPSDLVISEQLYLLSRLEVPEYNNENLYEQPTYYRTTQSVVPYSTKRSANQSKGGLVKSNKSKSASSRGYLSSVADEKRFLQSANSSQSSRWNTSGQGLRLEKEWTDLANSRSLKRNSEIVTHRVDRMYFMTGNSINLKPKYHVDEEELHRLREISKSRQSSRRQNRVIHMPACSSQHSKKVQHHSQLEEDLQALTVKEGNTEKNENDNAENSGENVERPKSPLGGWSLTENPAPEPDQKEALSRLSLHKDDNPEVPPSEGGNSERDNMTNGEDDGFHEEEVDMKGRADGRQGVEDVIEPNTDDAIPEESANNTVEEEP; translated from the exons atggatgCATTTGAACAAGTTTTGTACCAAAACCTGGGAAAACAAAACG ATTTCCAGGCCACAGAGAGAATATTTCGTAAAGTAGTACACCCAGGCCTGGATTCTCTACGACTCGTTGACAAAAATGGTGTACCAGTTAATACACCACTTAGTAGCATGAAGCAGAAAATGTTCATCCTTAGTCCGCGAGGGGTCCCAACTCGTGTGACGAACCACGCCTACAGTGGACAACCAATGCGCATGTCTCGTCCATATTCTGAAGGG GTTGTAGGAAGGAAAGATTTTTATTCTCCGTCTGACTTAGTTATCAGTGAACAGCTGTATTTG CTATCACGTTTAGAAGTACCAGAGTATAACAATGAAAACTTGTATGAGCAACCAACATATTATAG GACTACCCAGTCCGTCGTGCCGTACAGCACCAAGAGGAGTGCTAACCAGAGTAAAGGGGGGCTGGTCAAGTCTAACAAGTCTAAAAGTGCCTCTAGTCGCGGCTATCTG AGTAGTGTAGCTGATGAAAAGAGATTTCTACAGTCAGCTAACAGCTCCCAGAGCTCTCGCTGGAACACCAGTGGCCAGGGCCTGAGGCTGGAGAAGGAATGGACTGACCTTGCCAATTCCAGGTCCCTGAAACGCAACTCAGAG ATAGTAACTCACAGAGTAGACAGAATGTATTTTATGACTGGAAATTCAATTAATCTTAAACCCAAGTATCATGTGGATGAGGAAGAGCTCCATAGACTAAGAGAGATTTCAAAATCCAGGCAGTCGTCAAGAAGACAAAACCG GGTCATTCATATGCCTGCATG CAGCAGTCAACATTCCAAGAAAGTTCAGCACCATTCTCAGTTGGAAGAAGACTTGCAG gcACTTACTGTCAAAGAAGGAAACAcagaaaagaatgaaaatgaTA ATGCAGAAAATTCTGGAGAA aatgtTGAGAGACCAAAGAGTCCCCTGGGTGGCTGGTCACTAACAGAGAACCCTGCCCCAGAGCCTGACCAGAAAGAGGCTCTCAGTCGTTTGTCACTCCACAAAGACGATAACCCAGAGGTTCCTCCCTCAGAGGGTGGAAACAGTGAGAGAGACAACATGACAAACGGCGAGGATGATGGATTTCATGAAGAGGAAGTGGACATGAAGGGAAGAGCAGATGGAAGACAGGGGGTGGAAGATGTGATAGAACCTAATACAGATGATGCAATCCCAGAGGAAAGTGCAAATAATACTGTGGAGGAAGAGCCTTGA